In one Arachis duranensis cultivar V14167 chromosome 9, aradu.V14167.gnm2.J7QH, whole genome shotgun sequence genomic region, the following are encoded:
- the LOC107467707 gene encoding uncharacterized protein LOC107467707 — protein sequence MLSSVNTCALPSSYSQFSLPLSSRCLFISASFRRQTRTRPRTRTRRRRNKLSSPSAPTFTTTTITTSTSFTSSEPKLETVIDINKLTSQASSTFRSLFPSTLRKFVSSAADAYTDLQTLVTLDHDRRLVVSCRPSTLHFLGTSALFSFVAFSILRFLVNSVSRFLSWRRNASAYRPMVRRDRSLGGKEVVVGWGESAVSKGPANPLSPADGGTLKRGAKKNKIRLERKLPKWWPAVINGAVFNLDEQDEFKRQAYRVVRAITDSRMAGNDIMEDDIIQLRQLCRTSGVQVSFETTNIRDSLYRASVNYVLNVCSREPTYSTSIDINGEDARQFLAGFAENIGLENVRAATIVSAAVAARTRSCLLQAWALEMQGKHVESMAELSKICHLLQIFPPEESSPEMEMVGRGLTKHLKLEQRKHLMFLFGKVSGDNNHRIAREALGLMHSQNLQSDQVDNMA from the exons ATGTTGTCCTCCGTCAACACTTGCGCGCTTCCTTCTTCCTATTCCCAATTCTCACTCCCCCTTTCCTCACGATGCCTCTTCATCTCCGCCTCTTTCCGCCGCCAAACTCGCACTCGCCCTCGCACCCGCACCCGCAGGCGCCGCAACAAACTCTCCTCCCCTTCCGCCCCCAccttcaccaccaccaccatcaccacctCTACCTCCTTCACCTCTTCCGAACCTAAGCTCGAAACCGTTATCGACATCAACAAACTAACCTCCCAAGCCTCCTCCACTTTCCGCTCTCTTTTCCCTTCCACACTCCGCAAGTTCGTTTCCTCCGCCGCTGACGCCTACACCGATTTGCAAACCCTCGTCACACTCGACCATGACCGCAGGCTCGTCGTCTCCTGTCGCCCTTCCACGTTGCATTTCCTCGGCACCTCCGCGCTTTTCAGCTTCGTCGCCTTCTCTATCCTCAGGTTTCTGGTCAACTCGGTTTCTAGGTTTTTGTCTTGGCGCCGTAACGCCTCTGCCTATAGGCCTATGGTGCGGAGGGACCGAAGCCTTGGCGGAAAAGAGGTCGTCGTTGGTTGGGGGGAGAGTGCCGTTTCCAAGGGGCCGGCGAATCCGTTGTCGCCGGCGGACGGTGGTACTTTGAAGCGAGGCGCTAAGAAGAACAAGATTCGGTTAGAAAGGAAACTGCCAAAATGGTGGCCAGCTGTCATCAACGGTGCTGTTTTCAACCTCGACGAGCAGGACGAATTCAAGAGGCAGGCTTACAGAGTGGTTCGAG CAATTACTGACAGTAGAATGGCGGGAAACGACATCATGGAGGATGATATAATACAA TTGCGTCAACTATGCAGAACTTCTGGCGTGCAAGTATCTTTTGAAACAACAAATATTCGGGATTCCTTGTATCGAGCATctgttaattatgttttaaatgTTTGCAGCAG GGAACCAACTTACTCTACTTCAATTGATATTAATGGTGAGGATGCTCGGCAATTCCTTGCTGGATTTGCTGAAAATATAGGCCTTGAAAATGTTCGTGCTGCAACAATTGTCTCTGCTGCTGTTGCTGCACGTACACGCTCTTGTCTTCTACAAGCTTGG GCTCTGGAAATGCAAGGCAAGCATGTTGAATCTATGGCAGAACTGTCAAAAATATGCCATCTTCTGCAGATATTTCCTCCCGAGGAATCATCA CCCGAAATGGAGATGGTTGGTCGAGGCCTAACAAAACACTTGAAGCTGGAGCAAAGAAAACACCTCATGTTTCTCTTTGGCAAAGTTTCCGGTGACAACAACCACAGGATTGCAAGAGAAGCCCTTGGTTTG ATGCATTCTCAAAATTTGCAGAGCGATCAAGTTGACAACATGGCGTGA